In Sphaeramia orbicularis chromosome 7, fSphaOr1.1, whole genome shotgun sequence, one genomic interval encodes:
- the LOC115422902 gene encoding organic solute transporter subunit alpha has protein sequence MARGANCSWIGPEIPLSSEMFRAIKDELWLFIIPAVLAVILVGLFLEEVGFFLRNIPSSRRKQFYLWILGMYPVFALTSMIALYVPRSSSLCNFIASLYHSITLLKFMGLITDFFGGKARMLAALSGQQVSPDPFPCCCCCCLPMVTVNRSSRNWMMAAVLQLSVVRSILFFVTLVLWTDEQYDYGDVDSVNPNLYINGIIGVSTFVSFYGHLLFYKATKSALPGYGLRAKFICIILVLVLCGLQSGILETMGALEVIPCTPPFSVLTRSLLIYHYCVIVEMFCIGLYARHTFRKVEPSMVEVEEGPDRGYPVEKAVQTENVQLEDDKPSTLPDQVWPHCCTTGASNGTFNSKHDDTLCRIEHAPLDGFPFPWTRGQKSDRSETVVKPKESEEIGVDPTHIIVRADINYETSTDVTMV, from the exons ccATTAAGGATGAGTTATGGCTCTTCATCATCCCAGCTGTCCTGGCTGTTATTTTAGTGGGGTTGTTTCTAGAGGAAGTTGGCTTCTTCCTGCGCAACATTCCCTCTTCCAGACGAAAACAATTCTACCTGTGGATATTAGGAATGTACCCG GTGTTCGCCTTGACCTCCATGATAGCGCTGTATGTTCCACGCTCCTCCTCACTGTGTAATTTCATTGCTTCATT GTATCACTCGATTACGTTGCTGAAATTCATGGGACTGATCACTGACTTTTTTGGAGGGAAGGCTCGTATGCTGGCTGCCCTCTCTGGACAGCAGGTATCTCCAGATCCTTTCccatgctgctgttgctgctgtctgCCCATGGTGACGGTGAACAG GAGTAGCCGTAACTGGATGATGGCGGCCGTTCTCCAACTGTCTGTGGTCCGCAGCATCTTGTTCTTTGTCACTTTAGTCCTGTGGACAGACGAACAGTACGACTACGGTGAT GTGGATTCGGTCAATCCCAACCTGTATATTAATGGTATTATAGGCGTGTCCACCTTTGTGTCGTTCTACGGCCACCTCCTCTTTTATAAAGCCACTAAGAGTGCTTTGCCTGGTTACGGACTGAGAGCCAAGTTCATTTGTATCATCCTGGTGCTGGTGCTCTGTGGTCTGCAGAGCGGCATCTTGGAGACCATGGGTGCTCTGGAGGTCATCCCCTGCACGCCTCCGTTCTCCGTCCTGACCAGATCCCTGC TGATCTACCATTACTGCGTGATTGTGGAGATGTTCTGCATTGGCCTGTATGCCCGCCACACTTTTCGTAAGGTGGAGCCAAGTATGGTAGAAGTTGAGGAAGGACCGGACAGAGGTTACCCAGTGGAAAAAGCTGTCCAGACAGAAAATGTTCAACTGGAAGATGATAAACCTAGCACACTACCAGACCAGGTTTGGCCCCACTGCTGTACCACCGGTGCCTCCAATGGGACTTTCAACAGCAAACATGATGACACCCTCTGCAGGATCGAGCATGCCCCTCTGGATGGTTTCCCTTTCCCTTGGACCAGAGGGCAGAAATCAGACCGGTCAGAAACTGTGGTCAAACCCAAAGAATCTGAAGAAATAGGTGTTGACCCGACTCACATCATAGTCAGAGCTGATATTAACTATGAGACTTCTACGGATGTGACTATGGTCTga
- the LOC115423105 gene encoding histone-lysine N-methyltransferase SUV39H1 isoform X2: protein MAENLKDCSVPCKVSWEKLEALCRLEGLHCEELGVSRAKVNEYEVEFLCDYKKTKDDEFYLVKWRGFAASENTWEPKRNLKCPKLIKLFHVDLEKELRRHRRRSIPKKLDKEVSSLLVQKAQLRQSLQRWMEHLNTTRNHPGRIFVVNEVDLEGPPKNFTYINNYKVGPGIVLDEMAVGCECVDCLEEPISGCCPGASSHRMAYNDRRQVKIRPGQPIYECNAQCRCGPDCPNRVVQQGIQFDLCIFKTENGRGWGVRTLQHIRKNTFVMEYVGEIITTEEAERRGAVYDRQGSTYLFDLDYVEDVYTVDAAYQGNISHFVNHSESYFQDLMH, encoded by the exons ATGGCGGAAAATTTGAAAG ATTGCAGTGTGCCTTGTAAGGTGTCTTGGGAGAAGTTGGAAGCACTGTGTCGCTTAGAGGGCCTCCACTGTGAAGAGCTTGGCGTGAGCAGAGCCAAAGTAAATGAGTACGAAGTGGAGTTCCTCTGTGACTACAAGAAGACCAAG GACGACGAGTTCTACCTGGTTAAATGGAGGGGCTTTGCAGCATCAGAAAACACCTGGGAACCCAAGAGGAACCTGAAATGCCCCAAACTGATAAAGCTGTTTCATGTAGACCTGGAGAAGGAGCTGAGGCGTCACAGGAGACGCAGTATCCCTAAAAAACTGGATAAGGAAGTGTCCTCGTTGCTGGTCCAGAAGGCTCAACTCCGTCAGAGTCTTCAGCGCTGGATGGAACATTTAAACACGACTCGCAACCACCCGGGTCGTATCTTTGTTGTCAATGAAGTGGACCTCGAGGGCCCACCGAAAAACTTCACCTACATCAATAACTACAAAGTGGGCCCGGGTATTGTGTTAGATGAGATGGCTGTGGGCTGCGAGTGTGTAGACTGTCTAGAGGAGCCAATCAGTGGCTGTTGTCCAGGTGCCTCCTCGCACCGCATGGCCTACAACGACCGAAGGCAGGTCAAGATCCGGCCGGGTCAGCCCATATATGAATGTAATGCTCAGTGCCGCTGTGGTCCCGACTGCCCCAACAGAGTAGTGCAGCAGGGGATCCAGTTTGATTTGTGCATCTTTAAGACGGAGAACGGCCGTGGATGGGGTGTCCGCACTCTGCAGCACATCAGGAAGAACACATTTGTCATGGAGTACGTGGGAGAG ATCATCACCACAGAAGAAGCAGAGAGGCGGGGTGCCGTGTACGACCGCCAAGGCTCAACATATTTGTTTGACCTGGACTATGTAGAGGACGTGTACACAGTGGATGCAGCCTACCAAGGCAACATCTCCCACTTTGTCAACCACAGC gaaTCCTACTTTCAAGATCTGATgcattga
- the LOC115423105 gene encoding histone-lysine N-methyltransferase SUV39H1 isoform X1, with the protein MAENLKDCSVPCKVSWEKLEALCRLEGLHCEELGVSRAKVNEYEVEFLCDYKKTKDDEFYLVKWRGFAASENTWEPKRNLKCPKLIKLFHVDLEKELRRHRRRSIPKKLDKEVSSLLVQKAQLRQSLQRWMEHLNTTRNHPGRIFVVNEVDLEGPPKNFTYINNYKVGPGIVLDEMAVGCECVDCLEEPISGCCPGASSHRMAYNDRRQVKIRPGQPIYECNAQCRCGPDCPNRVVQQGIQFDLCIFKTENGRGWGVRTLQHIRKNTFVMEYVGEIITTEEAERRGAVYDRQGSTYLFDLDYVEDVYTVDAAYQGNISHFVNHSCDPNLQVYNVFIDNIDERLPRIALFSTRAIRAGEELTFDYKMHLDPVDTESTKMDSSFSLAGLPSSPKKRIRVECRCGSDTCRKYLF; encoded by the exons ATGGCGGAAAATTTGAAAG ATTGCAGTGTGCCTTGTAAGGTGTCTTGGGAGAAGTTGGAAGCACTGTGTCGCTTAGAGGGCCTCCACTGTGAAGAGCTTGGCGTGAGCAGAGCCAAAGTAAATGAGTACGAAGTGGAGTTCCTCTGTGACTACAAGAAGACCAAG GACGACGAGTTCTACCTGGTTAAATGGAGGGGCTTTGCAGCATCAGAAAACACCTGGGAACCCAAGAGGAACCTGAAATGCCCCAAACTGATAAAGCTGTTTCATGTAGACCTGGAGAAGGAGCTGAGGCGTCACAGGAGACGCAGTATCCCTAAAAAACTGGATAAGGAAGTGTCCTCGTTGCTGGTCCAGAAGGCTCAACTCCGTCAGAGTCTTCAGCGCTGGATGGAACATTTAAACACGACTCGCAACCACCCGGGTCGTATCTTTGTTGTCAATGAAGTGGACCTCGAGGGCCCACCGAAAAACTTCACCTACATCAATAACTACAAAGTGGGCCCGGGTATTGTGTTAGATGAGATGGCTGTGGGCTGCGAGTGTGTAGACTGTCTAGAGGAGCCAATCAGTGGCTGTTGTCCAGGTGCCTCCTCGCACCGCATGGCCTACAACGACCGAAGGCAGGTCAAGATCCGGCCGGGTCAGCCCATATATGAATGTAATGCTCAGTGCCGCTGTGGTCCCGACTGCCCCAACAGAGTAGTGCAGCAGGGGATCCAGTTTGATTTGTGCATCTTTAAGACGGAGAACGGCCGTGGATGGGGTGTCCGCACTCTGCAGCACATCAGGAAGAACACATTTGTCATGGAGTACGTGGGAGAG ATCATCACCACAGAAGAAGCAGAGAGGCGGGGTGCCGTGTACGACCGCCAAGGCTCAACATATTTGTTTGACCTGGACTATGTAGAGGACGTGTACACAGTGGATGCAGCCTACCAAGGCAACATCTCCCACTTTGTCAACCACAGC tgtgACCCCAACCTACAGGTGTACAATGTGTTCATCGACAACATTGATGAGAGGCTCCCAAGAATTGCCTTATTTTCAACGCGGGCCATTCGAGCAGGGGAGGAGCTCACCTTTGACTACAAGATGCACC TCGATCCAGTGGACACAGAAAGTACCAAAATGGACTCCAGTTTCAGTTTAGCAGGACTCCCCAGCTCTCCAAAGAAGAGGATCCGAGTGGAGTGTCGCTGTGGATCGGACACATGTCGAAAATACCTGTTCTGA